One genomic region from Argentina anserina chromosome 2, drPotAnse1.1, whole genome shotgun sequence encodes:
- the LOC126783290 gene encoding uncharacterized protein LOC126783290, translating to MVGGGNRRDEGSLVIKNTNVFAALETLRKKKKSDKKSKGTSKDHHSGQVKAPEPQVYWAPAPLNATKWADVDDEDDDDYYATTAPIQPVWGTSDPQPSKQKAAKVEESESEEDILDEGDEDEEEHEPEAPVHPEPVVKKPAEVPAPPKEAEKQLSKKEKKKKELAELEALLADFGVTQKETDSQDESRGVAQDKDSVPNGHVEKNENHPAESKSSKKKKKKDKASKDAKESQDQPNNSGVTNGPSEVAVTEQTEDETSTIDVKERLKKVAAAKKKKSTKELDAAAKAAAQEAAARRAKLAAAKKKEKSHYNQQPVR from the exons ATGGTGGGCGGTGGAAACAGGAGAGACGAGGGGTCGCTCGTCATCAAGAACACGAACGTTTTCGCGGCGCTGGAGActctgaggaagaagaagaagtcgGACAAGAAGAGCAAAGGGACATCCAAGGACCACCATTCCGGGCAGGTTAAGGCGCCGGAGCCGCAGGTCTACTGGGCGCCGGCTCCGTTGAATGCCACCAAGTGGGCGGatgtggatgatgaggatgacgATGACTATTATGCCACCACCGCGCCGATTCAGCCGGTTTGGGGGACGTCTGACCCTCAGCCCAGTAAGCAGAAGGCCGCCAAAGTAGAA GAAAGTGAGAGTGAAGAAGATATTCTTGATGAGGGCGATGAAGATGAGGAGGAGCATGAACCAGAGGCTCCAGTTCATCCTGAGCCAGTGGTCAAGAAGCCTGCTGAGGTTCCTGCACCACCAAAGGAGGCAGAAAAGCAACTGTctaagaaggagaagaagaaaaaggaactTGCTGAACTTGAGGCTCTTCTAGCTGATTTTGGAGTTACGCAGAAGGAGACTGACAGTCAAGATGAATCACGTG GTGTTGCACAAGACAAGGACAGTGTTCCTAATGGACATGtggaaaagaatgaaaatcatCCTGCAGAGTCCAAAAGctccaagaagaagaaaaagaaagataagGCTTCCAAGGATGCAAAAGAATCACAGGATCAACCAAACAACTCGGGGGTGACTAATGGACCAAGTGAAGTTGCAGTAACTGAACAGACAGAGGATGAAACATCAACTATCGATGTGAAAGAGCGACTAAAGAAAGTGGCAGCtgccaagaagaagaaaagtacTAAGGAATTGGATGCGGCTGCAAAAGCTGCTGCTCAAGAGGCTGCTGCCAGGCGAGCAAAACTTGCTGCTgccaagaagaaagagaagagccACTACAACCAGCAGCCTGTGCGGTAA